One window of Treponema denticola genomic DNA carries:
- a CDS encoding SPFH domain-containing protein, whose protein sequence is MIALYVALAVAVIILFSIAVVVPEQESYVIERLGKYSRTLTAGFHILTPFIDRIAYKQNLKEEALDVDPQVCITADNVQVQVDGILYLKIFDPVKASYGIDNYRYAVAQLAKTTMRSEIGKLELDRTFCGREGLNDNIVKALDEASDNWGIKVTRYEIRDITPTRTILEAMERQMRAEREKRANILSSEGKQQSRINISLGKKKEAINKAMGEKQRRINLAEGRSKAIEITSNATAEGLRLIADALSQPGGRTAMGIRLAENYIQRFEHIIKKSNVSVYPENIAGLAAFTDIIKNAGKEVKIIQGGQNA, encoded by the coding sequence ATGATAGCTTTATATGTTGCTCTAGCTGTAGCGGTTATTATTTTATTTTCGATAGCCGTTGTAGTTCCGGAACAGGAAAGTTATGTTATTGAAAGGCTTGGAAAATATTCGCGGACTCTTACTGCGGGTTTCCATATCTTAACCCCATTTATAGACAGGATTGCTTATAAGCAAAATCTAAAGGAAGAAGCCTTGGACGTAGATCCTCAAGTTTGTATCACAGCTGATAATGTTCAGGTACAGGTTGACGGAATTCTTTATCTAAAGATCTTCGATCCGGTTAAGGCAAGTTACGGAATCGATAATTACCGCTATGCAGTCGCCCAGCTTGCAAAGACAACTATGCGAAGCGAAATAGGAAAGCTGGAACTTGATAGAACCTTTTGCGGAAGAGAAGGCTTAAACGATAATATAGTAAAGGCTCTCGATGAAGCTTCCGACAACTGGGGCATAAAGGTTACCCGCTACGAAATACGGGATATTACACCTACCCGCACAATCCTTGAAGCCATGGAAAGACAGATGAGGGCCGAACGCGAAAAGCGGGCTAATATTCTTTCAAGTGAAGGAAAACAGCAGTCCCGAATAAATATTTCTTTGGGTAAAAAGAAAGAAGCTATAAACAAGGCCATGGGCGAAAAGCAGCGAAGGATAAATCTTGCCGAAGGCCGCTCAAAGGCTATCGAGATAACGAGTAATGCGACAGCCGAAGGTTTGCGTTTGATTGCCGACGCGCTTTCTCAGCCGGGAGGAAGAACGGCTATGGGCATCCGTCTTGCTGAAAACTATATTCAAAGATTCGAGCATATTATTAAAAAATCAAATGTTTCGGTTTACCCCGAAAACATTGCAGGCCTTGCAGCCTTTACCGACATTATTAAAAATGCAGGAAAAGAAGTGAAGATCATACAGGGAGGTCAAAATGCTTAG
- a CDS encoding CC/Se motif family (seleno)protein, producing the protein MNIIVEDSARDKIRAKNADTVHCMLNMCASUGGTTLDPAVYVGTPRNIDHFNKLENNGITVYVKKGTPSVNGTLTITVGKFLWFEKLMVEGMI; encoded by the coding sequence ATGAATATCATAGTTGAAGATTCTGCTAGAGACAAAATTAGAGCAAAAAACGCGGATACGGTTCACTGTATGCTTAATATGTGTGCTTCGTGAGGAGGGACAACTTTAGATCCGGCCGTGTATGTCGGAACGCCCCGAAACATCGATCACTTCAATAAGCTCGAAAATAATGGAATTACCGTTTACGTTAAAAAGGGAACCCCCTCCGTTAACGGAACCTTAACGATTACAGTCGGAAAATTTTTATGGTTTGAAAAGCTGATGGTTGAAGGAATGATTTAA
- a CDS encoding DNA adenine methylase, producing MKQEQEENKDFLTTQIITYLGNKRTLIDKIEEEVKFISKYLHKEKLICADLFSGSGIVARMLKKYSSKIIVNDLENYSYMINSCYLTNKEEYPKKLCNELRDEIISSSLNKKIPGIITENYAPKDDNKIEKGERVFYTHKNALLIDTYRNLIDKIVREENLKKFFLAPLIIEASIHVNTSGVFKGFYKDKNTGIGCFGASGKNALTRILGKVELKEPIFSNFNSELEIFTKDAVLLSKEIKNVDMVYIDPPYNQHPYGSNYFMLNLILKNRLDVPISHVSGITQGWKRSVFNKPYLALKSMEEIISSLDASYAVISYNSEGFISFEEMTNMLQKYGELKTVEIKYNTFRGSRNLNKRNIHVSEYLFVLKK from the coding sequence ATGAAACAAGAGCAAGAAGAAAATAAGGACTTTCTTACCACACAGATAATTACATACCTCGGCAATAAAAGGACTTTGATAGATAAAATAGAAGAAGAGGTGAAATTTATTTCAAAATATTTACACAAGGAAAAACTTATTTGTGCAGATCTTTTTTCGGGTTCCGGTATAGTGGCCCGTATGTTAAAAAAATATTCATCAAAAATAATTGTTAATGATTTGGAAAATTATTCTTATATGATAAACTCCTGCTATCTTACAAACAAAGAAGAATATCCTAAAAAACTTTGTAATGAATTAAGAGATGAAATTATATCCTCTTCTTTAAATAAAAAAATCCCCGGTATAATTACTGAAAACTATGCTCCCAAGGATGACAATAAAATCGAAAAAGGAGAAAGAGTTTTTTATACACATAAGAATGCTCTTTTAATCGACACATACAGAAATCTTATCGATAAAATTGTTAGAGAGGAAAATTTAAAAAAGTTTTTTCTAGCTCCATTAATTATCGAAGCTTCAATTCACGTAAATACGAGCGGTGTATTTAAGGGCTTTTATAAGGATAAGAATACGGGGATAGGCTGTTTCGGTGCCAGCGGAAAAAATGCCTTAACAAGAATATTAGGCAAGGTAGAATTAAAAGAGCCTATCTTTAGTAATTTTAATTCCGAGCTTGAGATTTTTACAAAAGATGCAGTTCTTCTTTCAAAAGAAATAAAGAATGTTGATATGGTTTATATCGACCCTCCTTATAATCAGCACCCCTACGGTTCAAATTATTTTATGCTTAATTTAATTCTTAAAAATAGGCTTGATGTTCCTATAAGCCATGTCAGCGGAATTACCCAAGGATGGAAACGCTCTGTTTTTAATAAACCCTATCTTGCTCTAAAATCGATGGAAGAAATTATCTCTTCTCTTGATGCAAGCTATGCCGTCATCTCCTATAACTCGGAAGGTTTTATTTCTTTTGAAGAGATGACAAATATGTTACAAAAATACGGAGAATTAAAAACCGTCGAAATAAAATATAATACTTTTCGTGGCAGTCGAAATCTTAACAAGAGGAATATTCATGTTTCTGAATACTTGTTTGTTTTAAAAAAATAG
- a CDS encoding SPFH domain-containing protein: MLSFIIPIVIAAIIAIVFIVALFRSIRIVPHKVALIVERLGKYHTTLDAGFHILFPFLDRVKYKQNLKEQAIDVPAQDCFTKDNVQVRIDGILYLQVFDPIKASYGIRDYRYATILLAQTTMRSVVGQLDLDDTFEAREQINAQVVKAVDEASDPWGVKVTRYEIQNIRVSDSIMDAMENQMKAEREKRAEIARSVGEMETVINLSRAAYEEAVNISEGEKERMINEAEGQAREIVAVAEATADGIKKIAASTQIQGGMEAAKLTVSQEWISALSSIDENTKIIMSADFTDIKKMTIDMAEEIIQ, from the coding sequence ATGCTTAGTTTTATAATCCCGATTGTTATTGCGGCAATCATTGCCATAGTTTTTATTGTTGCTCTTTTTAGAAGCATACGAATTGTTCCGCATAAGGTTGCTCTGATTGTAGAACGCTTAGGCAAGTATCACACAACCTTGGATGCCGGTTTTCATATTCTATTTCCGTTTTTGGATAGAGTAAAGTATAAGCAGAATCTAAAGGAACAGGCCATAGATGTTCCCGCCCAAGACTGTTTTACCAAGGACAACGTTCAGGTACGCATTGACGGAATCCTCTATCTTCAAGTCTTTGATCCGATTAAGGCAAGCTACGGTATACGCGATTACCGCTATGCAACTATTTTGCTTGCACAGACGACCATGCGCTCTGTAGTGGGACAGCTGGATTTGGACGATACCTTTGAAGCACGAGAACAGATAAATGCTCAGGTTGTAAAAGCCGTAGATGAAGCTTCGGATCCTTGGGGCGTAAAAGTTACCCGTTACGAAATTCAAAACATAAGAGTTTCCGATTCTATTATGGATGCCATGGAAAACCAGATGAAGGCCGAAAGAGAAAAGCGTGCAGAAATAGCCCGATCGGTCGGAGAGATGGAAACGGTTATCAACCTTTCAAGAGCTGCTTATGAAGAAGCCGTAAACATAAGCGAAGGTGAAAAAGAAAGAATGATAAACGAGGCGGAAGGTCAGGCCCGCGAAATTGTTGCTGTCGCCGAAGCCACTGCCGACGGTATTAAAAAAATTGCCGCTTCTACCCAAATTCAAGGCGGTATGGAAGCTGCAAAACTCACCGTTTCGCAAGAATGGATAAGCGCTTTAAGCTCTATAGATGAAAATACAAAAATAATTATGTCCGCAGATTTTACAGACATAAAGAAAATGACCATCGACATGGCCGAAGAAATAATCCAATAA
- a CDS encoding PIN domain-containing protein, translating to MKVLIDTNVILDVLLNRASFVQDAIAVLELTCENIQAYVSASAITDIYYIAYKELRDKIRVKNLIKTILQIITVAGISDKEIMSAIDSDWADFEDSLQNAVAESHDCSMIITRNISDFNGSNLQIISPKNFILQFTH from the coding sequence ATGAAAGTCCTAATTGATACAAATGTCATACTGGATGTATTATTAAATAGAGCTTCATTTGTACAAGATGCTATTGCTGTATTAGAACTTACATGTGAGAATATTCAGGCATATGTTTCTGCATCAGCGATTACAGATATCTACTATATAGCTTATAAAGAATTGAGGGACAAAATCAGAGTTAAAAACCTTATAAAAACTATTCTACAGATTATAACAGTGGCAGGTATTTCCGATAAGGAAATTATGTCAGCAATCGACTCAGATTGGGCTGATTTTGAAGATTCTCTACAAAATGCAGTAGCTGAATCTCATGATTGTAGTATGATTATTACCAGAAATATATCTGATTTTAATGGTTCTAATTTACAAATAATTTCTCCAAAAAACTTTATACTCCAATTTACTCATTAA